One segment of Salvelinus fontinalis isolate EN_2023a chromosome 42, ASM2944872v1, whole genome shotgun sequence DNA contains the following:
- the LOC129841577 gene encoding up-regulator of cell proliferation-like, which yields MALFSFLFTGSCLRELLSKTGLEDHYENKLTLSTVLEINADTTSDEPLTTMQSLPGAFLKKLMMANVNARSVKCLTTDQEVSYCGVDNMDTDTDSKNVINPLDLITALFLCSDSFLQQEMVQKMSTCQFAVPLLLPNCDTKQSTLMLWALRDIVRKFNPSSQTSTQAFVEERIVLSDIPMVSFVRLGEIRVSKSQILNKLLSNPPQYHDTFVHDDMECGDVPRQISDGLVEISWYFPCGNRNIDMFTKPVAVANLRGDIRSFETQFSFLCQTSAAVYIFIDDFEADLKVLEGKITKTELFLVVNSQKKTFRVDTLNKIITNYSINPTNVIAKKKKNDVEFVKTLQSSVGDIIEQSKNRLTIENMADVAHQFEILVDEDRGECQSARKMADEITRNITDTIQFKDKQLPLQGQIWKELSQLEKERCRLRKGGEQNIEHYKSSLKRKEEELRKKQHKCDMSGAMTSFILGMSRSGPERSYFLKWMRINLDNLSRQNLSALRDQYKIFCQHSPEKKDDIKHLDKQLSDCSLGLEHFLRELGQLYEASCSLPKSRLQRKQMEHLPGLCAQMLLDGFPVELVDGDASNIPLKWISAVLTQLHTLVQSNSKIRVVTVLGVQSTGKSTLLNTMFGVQFAVSSGRCTRGAFMLLVKVHKELKEELKCDFIMIIDTEGLKSPELSQLDDSYEHDNELATLVIGLSDVTIINMAMENSTEMKDILQIVVHAFIRMKEVGKKPICHFVHQNVSDMSAHDNNMRDRKKLLEQLDEMTQAAARMEKKENITKFTDVMKYDPDTSSRYIPGLWHGTPPMAPVNPGYSEAVYSFKKTLMKDFRKCQINYDLTHFLKWTQSLWEAVKFEKFIFSFRNSLVADAYSRLCTEYNGLEWAFQKNMYSWMVCAETKISNIGMTDQHPQRSIRCVLNELMMEASEKLSEGEKEIQDNLVKYFEKQDGHVNLVEKYKEDFVSSAKTLRRETENTVRNKLQGAVEIKEGMKELNNIQSSQASTMEKKVLDLLHKCRQNQSVLSDKALSEEFENMWKKTLSEIHFKELPRRDVAQDAILTLSRNLSTRGGQVNKMLVGNNLVECGKKEFVVETGGFGEKCGGLFKHWDINHYRNKLQELCDNIITQCQLFITQKVENKTDYHDTYIKELLNKIDETLEQHKNVKISEECESSLKLHICGRAAREFQKMHNDFIEVNDPRKSLEQSKNKYLTEFRDMFDNQDQCLKKAEEFTKLLQPAVRDYVTKMIGPDVVDEVKTGKGSKDYSTRGAFQFSILKQLLTDGQYEKYEKYIYNYKSFVKDWLFDQIVQQLSKDCSLEKLENKHISEIVKTITDTISNIRKETGTTNVNDVKTFIQNICRALEEKLVLKDALDSILILNTSDTKQFAVYLTELVEEMKQSLAAKYNKIGDVKERLRSLPFKPQDEMFTRLFGCGEQCPFCGVPCEAGGITHATHHASIHRSEGVHSYRWTSSSKLVIEICSSLVVSDASFSNAETGGTFHPYKDYQKYYRHWMITGDSSIEASDYWKYVMATFNKRIADAKHALPADIPGDWKALTPDDALKSLMKSFNMK from the coding sequence ATGGCTCTCTTTTCATTTCTATTTACAGGATCCTGTCTCAGGGAGCTGTTGTCAAAGACTGGACTAGAAGATCATTATGAAAACAAGCTGACGTTAAGTACTGTCCTTGAGATAAATGCTGATACTACATCAGATGAACCTCTTACCACTATGCAGTCACTTCCAGGGGCCTTCCTTAAGAAATTAATGATGGCAAATGTGAATGCTAGGAGTGTGAAATGTCTGACCACTGACCAGGAGGTTTCCTATTGTGGTGTAGACAACATGGACACTGACACTGATAGCAAAAATGTCATTAATCCACTGGACCTGATTACAGCCCTGTTTCTCTGTTCAGACAGTTTCCTGCAGCAGGAGATGGTCCAGAAAATGTCCACGTGTCAGTTTGCTGTTCCTCTGCTGCTGCCCAATTGTGACACAAAACAAAGCACTTTGATGCTGTGGGCCTTGAGGGACATAGTGAGGAAGTTTAATCCCTCTTCCCAAACATCCACACAGGCTTTTGTGGAGGAGAGAATTGTACTCTCTGATATTCCCATGGTGTCCTTTGTTAGGTTAGGGGAGATTAGAGTGTCTAAGTCTCAGATCTTGAACAAGTTGCTTAGTAACCCTCCTCAGTACCATGATACATTTGTTCATGATGATATGGAATGTGGAGATGTCCCTCGTCAAATCTCAGATGGTCTGGTTGAAATCAGCTGGTACTTTCCCTGTGGGAACAGAAACATAGACATGTTCACTAAGCCTGTGGCTGTAGCCAATCTCAGAGGAGACATCAGGTCCTTTGAAACACAGTTCTCCTTTCTGTGTCAAACATCAGCTGCAGTTTACATTTTCATTGATGATTTCGAGGCAGAtctcaaggttttggaaggcaAAATCACAAAAACAGAGTTATTTCTGGTTGTCAATTCTCAGAAAAAAACATTCAGGGTGGACACATTGAATAAAATTATCACAAACTACAGTATAAACCCAACAAATGTGATtgcgaagaagaagaagaatgatgTAGAATTTGTCAAAACCCTGCAGTCCTCTGTGGGTGACATCATCGAACAAAGTAAAAACAGATTGACAATTGAAAACATGGCTGACGTGGCTCATCAGTTTGAGATTCTGGTTGATGAAGACAGGGGTGAGTGTCAAAGTGCCAGGAAGATGGCAGATGAAATCACCAGGAACATCACAGACACAATTCAATTCAAAGACAAACAGCTACCCTTACAAGGCCAAATCTGGAAAGAGCTTTCccagttggagaaagagagatgtagactGAGAAAAGgaggggaacaaaacattgaacaCTACAAGAGCTCTCTGAAGAGAAAGGAGGAAGAGTTGAGAAAGAAGCAACATAAATGTGACATGTCAGGTGCAATGACAAGCTTCATTTTAGGAATGTCAAGATCAGGACCTGAGCGTTCCTATTTCCTCAAATGGATGCGGATAAATCTGGACAATCTGTCACGTCAGAACCTGTCTGCTTTGCGGGACCAGTACAAAATTTTTTGCCAACATTCTCCGGAGAAAAAAGATGACATTAAACATTTGGATAAGCAATTATCTGATTGTTCCTTGGGACTTGAACACTTCCTGCGTGAGTTGGGCCAGTTATATGAAGCTTCCTGCTCCCTCCCTAAAAGTAGACTACAAAGGAAACAGATGGAGCATCTCCCTGGATTGTGTGCTCAGATGCTGTTGGATGGTTTCCCCGTTGAGCTTGTGGATGGAGATGCATCAAATATCCCTCTGAAATGGATATCAGCTGTTCTGACTCAGCTTCATACTCTTGTCCAATCCAACAGCAAGATCCGGGTTGTGACAGTTTTAGGGGTCCAAAGCACTGGGAAGTCCACTCTCCTCAACACCATGTTTGGGGTCCAGTTTGCTGTCAGCAGTGGAAGATGCACCAGAGGTGCCTTCATGCTACTGGTTAAAGTCCACAAAGAACTCAAGGAGGAGCTGAAATGTGATTTCATCATGATCATTGACACAGAAGGGTTGAAATCACCAGAGTTGTCTCAACTAGATGATAGCTATGAACATGACAATGAACTGGCAACACTGGTGATTGGACTCAGTGATGTCACTATCATCAACATGGCCATGGAGAACTCCACAGAGATGAAAGACATTCTGCAGATTGTTGTTCATGCTTTTATCAGGATGAAGGAAGTGGGGAAGAAGCCGATATGTCATTTTGTTCATCAGAATGTGTCAGACATGTCTgctcatgacaacaacatgagggaCAGAAAGAAGCTGTTGGAACAGTTGGATGAAATGACCCAGGCAGCAGCCAGAATGGAGAAGAAGGAGAATATCACCAAGTTCACTGATGTGATGAAGTATGATCCAGACACAAGCAGCCGCTACATCCCAGGACTCTGGCATGGGACTCCCCCGATGGCTCCAGTCAATCCTGGCTACAGTGAGGCTGTGTACAGCTTCAAGAAGACCTTGATGAAAGATTTCAGAAAATGCCAGATAAATTATGACTTGACACATTTCTTGAAGTGGACACAAAGCTTGTGGGAGGCAGTGAAATTTGAGAAATTCATCTTTAGTTTCAGGAACAGCTTGGTTGCAGATGCATACTCCAGATTATGCACTGAGTACAATGGTTTGGAATGGGCCTTCCAGAAAAATATGTATTCCTGGATGGTATGTGCTGAAACAAAAATTTCCAATATTGGCATGACAGATCAACATCCCCAGAGGTCCATAAGATGTGTGCTAAATGAATTGATGATGGAGGCATCTGAGAAGCTTTCAGAGGGAGAAAAAGAAATTCAAGACAATCTAGTAAAATACTTTGAAAAGCAAGATGGACATGTCAATCTGGTGGAAAAATACAAGGAAGACTTTGTGTCCAGTGCCAAAACACTGAGacgagagacagaaaacacagtgaGGAACAAACTACAAGGAGCTGTTGAGATCAAAGAGGGAATGAAAGAACTGAACAACATCCAGAGTTCTCAGGCAAGTACAATGGAGAAAAAGGTGCTTGATTTGCTTCATAAATGTAGACAGAATCAATCTGTTCTATCAGATAAGGCCCTCAGTGAagagtttgaaaacatgtggaaGAAAACTCTTTCTGAGATACACTTCAAAGAACTCCCAAGAAGAGATGTGGCTCAGGATGCCATCCTTACGTTAAGTAGAAATCTATCAACAAGGGGTGGGCAGGTCAATAAGATGTTGGTTGGAAACAATCTGGTGGAATGTGGTAAAAAAGAATTTGTTGTGGAAACTGGGGGTTTTGGGGAGAAATGTGGGGGCTTATTTAAGCACTGGGATATCAACCATTACAGGAATAAACTACAAGAGTTATGTGACAACATCATAACACAGTGTCAGTTGTTTATAACACAGAAGGTGGAAAACAAAACAGATTACCATGATACTTACATCAAAGAGCTGCTGAACAAGATTGATGAAACATTGGAACAACACAAGAATGTAAAAATCAGTGAGGAATGTGAGAGTTCTCTGAAGCTACACATCTGTGGCAGAGCAGCCAGAGAGTTCCAGAAGATGCATAATGATTTCATTGAAGTCAATGACCCAAGGAAGTCTCTGGAACAGTCTAAGAACAAGTACCTTACTGAGTTCAGAGACATGTTTGATAACCAAGATCAGTGCCTAAAGAAAGCTGAGGAGTTCACAAAGCTCTTACAGCCAGCTGTACGGGACTATGTGACCAAAATGATTGGTCCTGATGTGGTTGATGAAGTGAAGACAGGTAAAGGATCAAAGGATTACAGCACAAGAGGGGCTTTCCAGTTCTCCATTTTGAAACAACTCCTGACAGATGGACAATATGAGAAATATGAAAAGTACATTTACAATTATAAAAGCTTTGTGAAGGACTGGCTGTTTGACCAGATTGTCCAACAACTCTCAAAGGACTGCAGTCTGGAGAAATTGGAAAATAAACATATTTCAGAGATAGTCAAGACGATCACTGACACAATCTCTAACATCAGGAAAGAAACTGGCACAACAAATGTAAATGATGTCAAGACATTCATTCAGAACATCTGCAGAGCTCTTGAAGAGAAGCTGGTCCTCAAGGATGCTCTGGATTCCATCTTGATTCTAAACACTTCTGACACAAAACAGTTTGCTGTCTACCTCACAGAGTTAGTGGAAGAAATGAAGCAGTCACTGGCAGCTAAGTACAACAAGATAGGAGACGTCAAAGAGAGACTCAGATCTCTGCCATTCAAGCCTCAGGATGAGATGTTCACCCGTCTGTTTGGCTGTGGAGAACAATGTCCCTTCTGTGGTGTACCTTGTGAAGCAGGGGGGATAACGCACGCCACACACCATGCCTCCATTCACCGTTCAGAAGGTGTCCATAGTTATAGGTGGACTAGTTCAAGTAAATTAGTAATAGAGATATGTTCATCTCTTGTGGTTAGTGATGCATCATTCTCCAATGCCGAGACTGGAGGAACATTTCACCCCTACAAGGACTACCAGAAATATTACCGTCACTGGATGATAACTGGAGATTCCAGCATTGAGGCTTCAGACTACTGGAAGTATGTGATGGCCACATTCAATAAGAGAATCGCTGATGCCAAACATGCACTTCCTGCTGATATCCCAGGGGACTGGAAGGCATTAACACCTGATGATGCATTGAAGAGCTTGATGAAGTCATTCAACATGAAATAA